A part of Agromyces protaetiae genomic DNA contains:
- a CDS encoding TOBE domain-containing protein — translation MQTSARNRFEGTVSAVKPGAVNDEIELTLAGGERLSAVVTHESAVSLGLAVGAEAVALVKAPWIVLVTDAAGYRFSARNQFSGAVIALTRGAVNTVVDVTSGDLVISAVVTNDSVDSLGLAEGVAATAIFKASNVILATRA, via the coding sequence ATGCAGACTTCCGCACGCAACCGCTTCGAGGGCACGGTCTCGGCCGTCAAGCCCGGCGCCGTCAACGACGAGATCGAGCTCACGCTCGCGGGCGGCGAGCGCCTCTCGGCCGTCGTCACCCACGAGAGCGCCGTTTCACTGGGCCTCGCCGTGGGCGCCGAGGCCGTCGCGCTTGTCAAGGCCCCGTGGATCGTGCTCGTGACGGATGCCGCGGGCTACCGTTTCTCGGCACGCAACCAGTTCTCGGGCGCGGTCATCGCGCTCACGCGCGGTGCGGTCAACACGGTCGTCGACGTGACATCCGGAGATCTCGTCATCTCGGCGGTCGTGACGAACGACAGCGTCGATTCGCTGGGACTCGCCGAGGGGGTCGCTGCGACCGCGATCTTCAAGGCGTCGAACGTCATCCTCGCGACGCGCGCCTGA
- a CDS encoding aldo/keto reductase — MTRTLGQGLEVSAIGLGCMGMSQSYGPNPGTRDDMIGVLRSAVDLGVTFFDTAEVYGPFVNEELVGEALAPVRDRVVIATKFGWKIENGKNTGGLDSRPEHIRAVADASLARLGTDVIDLFYQHRVDPDVPIEDVAGTIGELVAEGKVRHFGLSEASAATIRRAHAVHPLTAVQSEYSLWTRDPEPEVLPALAELGIGFVPFSPLGRGFLTGTLDASVPFTDGDMRARLPRFEAENRAANQALVDHVAVLAQAKGATTAQVALAWLLTQQPWIVPIPGSRSTTRIAENLGAADLVFTAEELADLDTLAQRVGVHGERYAAQGLGLVGR, encoded by the coding sequence ATGACGAGAACGCTCGGACAAGGACTCGAAGTCTCGGCCATCGGCCTCGGCTGCATGGGGATGTCCCAGAGCTACGGCCCGAACCCCGGCACGCGCGACGACATGATCGGCGTGCTGCGCTCCGCGGTCGACCTCGGCGTCACGTTCTTCGACACGGCCGAGGTGTACGGGCCGTTCGTCAACGAAGAGCTCGTCGGCGAGGCGCTCGCACCCGTGCGCGACCGAGTCGTCATCGCGACCAAGTTCGGTTGGAAGATCGAGAACGGCAAGAACACGGGCGGCCTCGACAGCAGGCCCGAGCACATCCGGGCGGTGGCGGACGCATCGCTCGCACGGCTCGGGACGGACGTGATCGATCTCTTCTACCAGCACCGCGTCGACCCCGACGTTCCGATCGAAGACGTCGCCGGCACGATCGGCGAGCTCGTCGCCGAGGGCAAGGTGCGCCACTTCGGCCTCTCAGAGGCATCCGCCGCGACCATCCGCCGGGCGCACGCCGTGCACCCGCTGACCGCGGTGCAGAGCGAGTATTCGCTGTGGACGCGCGACCCCGAACCCGAAGTGCTGCCCGCGCTCGCAGAGCTCGGCATCGGGTTCGTGCCGTTCAGCCCGCTCGGGCGCGGATTCCTCACGGGCACGCTCGACGCATCCGTGCCCTTCACCGACGGCGACATGCGCGCGCGACTCCCCCGCTTCGAAGCCGAGAACCGTGCCGCGAACCAGGCGCTCGTCGACCATGTCGCCGTGCTCGCGCAGGCCAAGGGCGCGACGACCGCGCAGGTCGCGCTCGCATGGCTGCTCACCCAGCAGCCGTGGATCGTTCCGATCCCAGGATCGCGCAGCACGACCCGCATCGCCGAGAACCTCGGCGCAGCCGATCTCGTGTTCACCGCCGAAGAGCTCGCCGACCTCGACACGCTCGCGCAGCGTGTGGGCGTGCACGGCGAGCGGTATGCCGCGCAGGGGCTGGGGCTCGTCGGGCGCTGA
- a CDS encoding isoprenylcysteine carboxylmethyltransferase family protein, producing the protein MGPGVLRRAGDRRAVWWIAVFTVPFVREATLGGLDPVLVAVFDVPLFVGASAVAALAAARSALAAWSAWLATGWTGFVTASLAVYAAVTTEAGWGVVVMAAATFCSAVALSLVQLGRVPTEWLLVGPFSFRTARAEASVAVHFVATAAQIVVFWGFFLVAIPLVLAWLEGRWRIELPVVTPLLAAPFVTVLGFVVLALASALGMWSAVAMSTRGGGTPLPRAMANRLVVAGPYRYVRNPMALAGIVQGAAVGLVLGSWLVVAYAIAGSLVWNYAIRPHEEADLERRFGEDFERYRDAVRCWCPRLTPVPASVDSHA; encoded by the coding sequence GTGGGGCCGGGCGTACTTCGCCGCGCAGGCGATCGCCGGGCCGTCTGGTGGATCGCGGTGTTCACGGTGCCGTTCGTGCGCGAGGCGACGCTCGGCGGCCTCGACCCGGTGCTCGTCGCGGTCTTCGACGTGCCGCTCTTCGTCGGCGCATCGGCGGTCGCGGCTCTGGCGGCAGCGCGGTCCGCCTTGGCCGCATGGTCCGCTTGGCTCGCAACCGGCTGGACCGGTTTCGTCACTGCGTCGCTCGCCGTCTACGCCGCCGTCACGACCGAAGCGGGCTGGGGCGTCGTCGTCATGGCCGCCGCGACCTTCTGCTCGGCCGTCGCACTCAGTCTCGTGCAACTCGGGCGCGTGCCGACCGAGTGGCTGCTCGTCGGCCCGTTCTCGTTCCGCACGGCGCGCGCCGAGGCATCCGTCGCCGTGCACTTCGTCGCCACCGCCGCCCAGATCGTCGTGTTCTGGGGCTTCTTCCTCGTCGCGATCCCACTCGTCCTCGCCTGGCTCGAGGGCCGCTGGCGGATCGAGCTGCCGGTCGTGACACCGCTCCTCGCCGCGCCGTTCGTCACCGTGCTCGGCTTCGTCGTGCTCGCGCTCGCAAGCGCCCTCGGCATGTGGTCGGCCGTCGCGATGTCGACCCGCGGCGGCGGCACGCCCCTCCCGCGCGCGATGGCGAATCGACTCGTCGTCGCCGGGCCGTACCGATACGTGCGCAACCCGATGGCGCTCGCCGGCATCGTGCAGGGCGCCGCCGTCGGGCTCGTGCTCGGCTCGTGGCTCGTCGTCGCCTACGCGATCGCGGGATCGCTCGTGTGGAACTACGCGATCCGGCCGCACGAAGAAGCCGACCTCGAACGGCGGTTCGGGGAGGACTTCGAGCGCTACCGCGATGCCGTGCGGTGCTGGTGTCCGCGGCTCACGCCCGTGCCGGCGAGCGTCGACTCACACGCGTAG
- a CDS encoding MATE family efflux transporter, with protein sequence MAKSLTTGAPWRVILAFSVPLLIGNVVQQMYQFADAIVVGRHLGVNSLAAVGATGSLLFLLIGFAWGMTSGFAIPTAQGFGARDQLAVRRSVATGTLLTAAMSLLLTVVAPLIAGPALELLQTPAELLPEATTFAQVSFLGASAVMFFNYLSAIIRAIGDSRTPLVFLTLSCILNIGLVILAVWTLDWGVGGAALATGISQGVSVVLCLEYVRRRVPVLHLKRSDLKVARADVVEHLRLGLPMGFMASIISIGTLTVQVKLNELGADAVAAYTTGARVDNLAVALLASLGLAASMFTAQNHGGGRPDRIRRGVKQAVWIAIVVAVIEGVLLIFFGGDIVRIFVGDGSEAVVADAAHMLAVNGATYWALGILFVVRGALQGLGHTAVPTWTGVIELVMRVAAAVWLGALFGFVGVIWSNPLAWFGAIALLIPAYVREHRRLAHALVSPTTATPTTPIPVVGPSDGSMVVDAVFTAPIPVQAGVLHADEPRRKIRMPRFARSRARDRA encoded by the coding sequence ATGGCCAAGTCCCTCACCACCGGCGCCCCGTGGCGCGTCATCCTCGCCTTCTCCGTGCCTCTGCTCATCGGCAACGTCGTGCAGCAGATGTACCAGTTCGCCGACGCGATCGTCGTCGGCCGGCACCTCGGCGTGAACTCGCTCGCCGCCGTCGGCGCGACGGGCAGCCTCCTGTTCCTCCTCATCGGCTTCGCGTGGGGCATGACGTCGGGCTTCGCGATCCCGACCGCGCAGGGGTTCGGCGCGCGCGACCAGCTCGCCGTCCGCCGCTCGGTCGCGACGGGCACCCTCCTGACGGCTGCGATGAGCCTCCTCCTCACGGTCGTCGCGCCGCTCATCGCAGGCCCCGCACTCGAACTGCTGCAGACGCCCGCCGAGCTCCTCCCCGAAGCGACCACGTTCGCGCAAGTGAGCTTCCTCGGCGCATCCGCCGTCATGTTCTTCAACTACCTGTCTGCGATCATCCGCGCCATCGGCGACTCGCGCACGCCGCTCGTCTTCCTGACGCTCTCGTGCATCCTCAACATCGGGCTCGTCATCCTCGCGGTGTGGACCCTCGACTGGGGCGTCGGCGGCGCTGCGCTCGCGACCGGCATCTCGCAGGGCGTCTCGGTCGTCCTGTGCCTCGAGTACGTGCGCCGTCGGGTGCCCGTGCTGCACCTCAAGCGCTCCGACTTGAAGGTCGCCCGCGCCGACGTCGTCGAACACCTGCGACTCGGACTGCCGATGGGGTTCATGGCGTCGATCATCTCGATCGGCACCCTCACCGTGCAGGTCAAGCTCAACGAACTCGGCGCCGACGCCGTCGCCGCGTACACGACGGGCGCGCGCGTCGACAACCTCGCGGTCGCCCTCCTCGCCTCCCTCGGCCTCGCGGCCTCGATGTTCACGGCGCAGAACCACGGCGGCGGTCGTCCCGACCGCATCCGCCGGGGCGTCAAGCAGGCGGTGTGGATCGCGATCGTCGTCGCAGTCATCGAGGGCGTGCTGCTCATCTTCTTCGGCGGCGACATCGTGCGGATCTTCGTCGGCGACGGTTCCGAGGCGGTCGTGGCCGACGCCGCGCACATGCTCGCCGTCAACGGCGCGACGTACTGGGCGCTCGGCATCCTGTTCGTCGTGCGCGGAGCGCTGCAGGGGCTCGGGCACACGGCTGTCCCGACCTGGACGGGCGTCATCGAGCTCGTCATGCGCGTCGCGGCGGCGGTCTGGCTCGGCGCGCTCTTCGGCTTCGTCGGGGTCATCTGGAGTAACCCCCTCGCCTGGTTCGGGGCGATCGCGCTGCTCATCCCCGCGTACGTCCGCGAGCACCGCCGCCTCGCGCACGCGCTCGTCTCGCCGACCACGGCGACGCCGACGACGCCCATCCCCGTCGTCGGGCCGAGCGACGGGTCGATGGTCGTCGACGCGGTGTTCACGGCGCCGATCCCCGTGCAGGCGGGCGTGCTGCACGCAGACGAGCCTCGTCGCAAGATCCGGATGCCTCGCTTCGCACGAAGCCGCGCACGCGACCGCGCGTAG
- a CDS encoding formylglycine-generating enzyme family protein, producing MEDLELAHIPAGSVTLHDARRKLHRTVDLEAFEIGVFAVTQEQYAELVGLDGLASEVRHPRRPVTDVSWLGAIRFCNAASEWEGLEPAYTYDGEDVTWHVDSDGYRLPTEAEWEYACRAGSKGAHYGPLAEVAWSSLDGVTHPQNVGGKHPNLNGLFDTLGNAWEWCWDLLDPARYDDYRVFRGGGYADDAWSVRASVRRGGGPRMHHEDVGLRVARGGFDAVGAAQGWSAEADLERAMQGEGVRPVGWTPRG from the coding sequence GTGGAGGATCTCGAGCTCGCGCACATCCCGGCCGGGAGCGTCACGCTGCACGACGCCCGGCGGAAGCTCCACCGCACGGTCGACCTCGAAGCGTTCGAGATCGGCGTGTTCGCCGTCACGCAAGAGCAGTACGCCGAGCTCGTCGGCCTCGACGGTCTCGCCTCCGAAGTCCGCCACCCGCGTCGTCCCGTGACCGATGTCAGCTGGCTCGGCGCGATCCGGTTCTGCAACGCCGCCTCTGAGTGGGAAGGTCTCGAGCCCGCCTACACGTACGACGGCGAAGACGTCACGTGGCACGTCGACTCCGACGGCTACCGCCTGCCGACCGAGGCCGAGTGGGAGTACGCCTGCCGGGCGGGCTCGAAGGGCGCCCACTACGGGCCGCTCGCCGAGGTCGCCTGGTCGAGCCTCGACGGCGTCACGCATCCGCAGAACGTCGGCGGGAAGCATCCGAACCTCAACGGCCTCTTCGACACCCTCGGCAACGCCTGGGAGTGGTGCTGGGACCTCCTCGACCCCGCGCGCTACGACGACTACCGCGTGTTCCGCGGCGGCGGATATGCCGACGACGCGTGGAGCGTGCGCGCATCGGTGCGCCGAGGCGGCGGCCCGCGCATGCACCACGAAGACGTCGGTCTGCGCGTCGCGCGCGGCGGGTTCGACGCGGTCGGGGCTGCGCAGGGCTGGTCGGCCGAGGCCGACCTCGAACGCGCGATGCAGGGCGAGGGCGTGCGGCCCGTCGGGTGGACGCCGCGGGGGTGA
- a CDS encoding ABC transporter ATP-binding protein, which yields MSGVAFEDDILLERERARFVRRRSLRLLGSLLRPMRWRFALMLLLVTTAQGARALGPLLVASALDAGLPTLLGGDPTRVLVDGGLYLTAAVAGGVLTLWFIRLNARISQAVLFDLRKRVFLHTQRLSLEFHETYTSGRIIARQTSDLDAVREVLDSGVNQLLSGFLYMAFIAALLFVLDPWSGLMLLVTAVPVWFLTRWFQQKSQLHYRSTRVASANLIVQFVETMAGHRAVQAFHREKRNAAEHARLAEEYRIADQRAVGLIGVYNPGLVLIGNLAVAGILAVDGYRVFAGALPLGALVAAVLYAKRFFTPVQDMAQFYNSMQSSVAALEKISGLLEEQPTIRPPRQPVALPRAAGRIEFDGVRFAYTPGRDILPRLDVDIAAGQTVALVGSTGAGKSTLAKLVARFYDASEGEVRLDGVDVRDLAFADLRRAVVMVTQEAFLFSGSIADNIAIGRPGATLDEIRAAARAVGADRFIELLPEGYDTDVNKRGGRLSAGQRQLVSFARAFLADPAVLILDEATSSLDLPSEALVQRGLAKLLRGRTAIIIAHRLSTVEIADRVLVLGGGRVLEDGTPAELVASGGEFAALHAEWEASTV from the coding sequence ATGAGCGGCGTGGCGTTCGAAGACGACATCCTGCTTGAACGGGAGCGTGCCCGGTTCGTGCGGCGTCGCTCGCTGCGGCTCCTCGGCAGCCTGTTGCGGCCGATGCGGTGGCGCTTCGCGCTCATGCTCCTGCTCGTCACGACCGCACAGGGCGCGCGCGCGCTCGGGCCGCTGCTCGTGGCATCCGCCCTCGACGCCGGCCTGCCGACGCTCCTCGGAGGCGACCCGACGCGCGTCCTCGTCGACGGCGGCCTCTACCTCACGGCGGCCGTCGCGGGCGGCGTGCTCACGCTGTGGTTCATCCGGCTCAACGCGCGCATCTCTCAGGCCGTGCTCTTCGATCTCCGGAAGCGCGTCTTCCTCCACACGCAGCGGCTGAGCCTCGAGTTCCACGAGACCTACACGTCGGGGCGCATCATCGCACGGCAGACCTCCGACCTCGACGCCGTGCGCGAGGTGCTCGACTCAGGCGTCAACCAGTTGCTCTCGGGCTTCCTCTATATGGCGTTCATCGCCGCGCTCCTGTTCGTGCTCGACCCCTGGAGCGGGCTCATGCTGCTCGTGACGGCCGTGCCGGTGTGGTTCCTGACGCGCTGGTTCCAGCAGAAGTCGCAACTGCACTATCGGTCGACGCGCGTCGCGTCGGCGAACCTCATCGTGCAGTTCGTCGAGACGATGGCAGGCCACCGCGCAGTGCAGGCGTTCCACCGCGAGAAGCGGAATGCCGCCGAGCACGCCCGCCTCGCCGAGGAGTACCGCATCGCCGACCAGCGTGCGGTCGGGCTCATCGGCGTCTACAACCCGGGGCTCGTGCTCATCGGCAATCTCGCGGTCGCGGGCATTCTCGCCGTCGACGGATACCGGGTCTTCGCGGGCGCGCTGCCGCTCGGCGCGCTCGTCGCGGCGGTGCTCTACGCCAAGCGGTTCTTCACGCCCGTCCAAGACATGGCGCAGTTCTACAACTCGATGCAGTCCTCGGTCGCGGCCCTCGAGAAGATCTCGGGGCTGCTCGAGGAGCAGCCGACGATCCGCCCGCCCCGCCAACCTGTCGCGCTGCCGCGCGCGGCCGGCCGCATCGAGTTCGACGGCGTGCGGTTCGCGTACACGCCGGGCCGAGACATCCTGCCTCGCCTCGACGTCGACATCGCGGCGGGCCAGACGGTCGCGCTCGTCGGCTCGACGGGCGCCGGCAAGTCGACCCTCGCGAAGCTCGTCGCGCGCTTCTATGACGCGAGCGAGGGCGAGGTGCGCCTCGACGGCGTCGACGTGCGCGATCTCGCGTTCGCCGACCTGCGTCGCGCGGTCGTCATGGTGACGCAGGAGGCGTTCCTGTTCAGCGGGTCGATCGCCGACAACATCGCGATCGGGCGACCGGGCGCGACGCTCGACGAGATCCGCGCGGCAGCGCGGGCGGTGGGCGCCGATCGGTTCATCGAGCTGCTGCCCGAGGGGTACGACACCGACGTGAACAAGCGCGGCGGACGGCTATCGGCCGGGCAGCGGCAGCTCGTGTCGTTCGCGCGGGCGTTCCTTGCCGACCCGGCGGTGTTGATACTCGACGAGGCGACGAGTTCGCTCGACCTGCCAAGCGAGGCGCTCGTGCAGCGCGGCCTCGCGAAGCTGCTCCGGGGACGCACGGCGATCATCATCGCCCACCGGCTCTCGACGGTCGAGATCGCCGACCGCGTGCTCGTGCTCGGCGGCGGGCGCGTGCTCGAAGACGGCACTCCTGCCGAGCTCGTCGCGTCGGGCGGAGAGTTCGCAGCGCTCCACGCCGAGTGGGAGGCGTCGACGGTCTGA
- a CDS encoding ABC transporter ATP-binding protein codes for MTALEGPDRSRETTFTQSLARLYPLSREVVPRLALGLASAVVASALALAIPQVLQWIVNGPLFESNDPAGLWWGVGVVLALGLAEAGLLTARRQLVLAPGTKLEAKLRVQLYEHLAELPVAFHDEWGSGQLLSRSMSDIRRFRRWISFGMVMICVNAITIGIGTALMLSSSWVLGTIYAVAAVPVLVVSFRFRRRYRIASRRAQDQAGDLATVVEESVRGIRVLKAFGRGRDALDSFAARADELRETELSKSRSLSTVSMVLTLLPETALAVSLVVGAFLVASGDLTVGAIVAFFATAAIVNGPLGRLGEQFAMSMDAKTAIDRYFEVLDVPNTILDPATPVSPKAASRASRLEFQGVRFRYPDAPADAPDLLDGIDLVVEPGETLALVALTGGGKSTLVQLVPRLYDVTGGRVLIDGIDVRDLERLALRSHVSIAFEEPVLFSASVRENILLGVPDAGDDVLLRALEVAGADFVHALPDGVDTLVGEEGLSLSGGQRQRLALARAIAAEPRVLVLDDPLSALDVRTEALVTERLRATLRETTTIVVAHRPSTVALADRVALLHNGRIAAVGTHAELLASNELYRSVLARQSRAREERWRESDVTSARSAERRPDVSAPSPAGATR; via the coding sequence GTGACCGCGCTCGAAGGTCCGGATCGCTCCCGAGAGACCACCTTCACCCAGTCGCTCGCCCGTCTGTATCCGCTGTCGCGCGAGGTCGTGCCGCGCCTCGCACTGGGTCTTGCGAGCGCCGTCGTCGCGAGCGCGCTCGCCCTCGCGATCCCGCAGGTGCTGCAGTGGATCGTCAACGGCCCGTTGTTCGAGTCGAACGATCCGGCCGGCCTGTGGTGGGGTGTCGGCGTCGTGCTCGCACTGGGTCTGGCTGAGGCGGGGCTGCTCACCGCCCGCCGCCAGCTCGTCCTCGCGCCGGGCACGAAGCTCGAGGCGAAACTGCGGGTGCAGCTCTATGAGCACCTCGCCGAGCTGCCTGTCGCCTTCCACGACGAGTGGGGGAGCGGGCAGCTGCTGTCGCGTTCGATGAGCGACATCCGCCGGTTCCGCCGCTGGATCAGCTTCGGCATGGTGATGATCTGCGTCAACGCCATCACGATCGGCATCGGCACGGCGCTCATGCTCTCGTCGAGCTGGGTGCTCGGCACGATCTACGCGGTCGCGGCGGTGCCCGTGCTCGTCGTGAGCTTCCGCTTCCGTCGCCGCTACCGCATCGCGTCGCGGCGCGCGCAAGACCAGGCGGGCGACCTCGCGACGGTCGTCGAGGAGTCGGTGCGAGGCATCCGGGTGCTCAAGGCCTTCGGGCGCGGGCGCGACGCCCTCGACTCGTTCGCGGCGCGCGCCGACGAACTGCGCGAAACCGAACTCTCGAAGTCGCGGTCGCTGTCGACCGTGTCGATGGTGCTGACGCTCCTGCCCGAGACGGCGCTCGCGGTGTCGCTCGTCGTCGGTGCGTTCCTCGTCGCGTCGGGCGACCTCACGGTGGGCGCGATCGTGGCGTTCTTCGCGACGGCCGCGATCGTCAACGGCCCGCTCGGGCGACTCGGCGAGCAGTTCGCGATGTCGATGGACGCGAAGACCGCCATCGACCGCTACTTCGAGGTGCTCGATGTGCCGAATACGATCCTCGATCCCGCGACACCGGTATCGCCGAAGGCGGCCTCGCGCGCTTCCCGCCTCGAGTTCCAGGGCGTGCGGTTCCGGTACCCCGACGCACCCGCCGACGCGCCCGACCTCCTCGACGGTATCGATCTCGTCGTCGAACCCGGCGAGACGCTCGCGCTCGTCGCACTGACGGGCGGTGGCAAGTCGACGCTCGTCCAACTCGTTCCTCGCCTCTACGACGTCACAGGCGGCCGCGTGCTGATCGACGGCATCGACGTGCGCGACCTCGAACGGCTCGCCCTCCGCAGCCACGTGTCGATCGCGTTCGAAGAGCCGGTGCTGTTCTCGGCATCGGTGCGCGAGAACATCCTCCTCGGCGTACCCGACGCGGGCGACGACGTGCTGCTCCGCGCGCTCGAGGTCGCCGGCGCCGACTTCGTGCACGCGCTCCCCGACGGCGTCGACACGCTGGTCGGCGAAGAGGGCCTGAGCCTCTCGGGTGGCCAGCGGCAGCGGCTCGCGCTCGCGCGTGCGATCGCCGCCGAGCCTCGCGTGCTCGTGCTCGACGACCCGTTGTCGGCGCTCGATGTGCGCACCGAGGCGCTCGTCACCGAGCGGTTGCGGGCGACGCTCCGCGAGACGACGACGATCGTCGTCGCCCACCGCCCCTCGACGGTCGCCCTCGCCGACCGGGTCGCGCTCCTCCACAACGGCCGCATCGCAGCGGTCGGCACGCACGCCGAGCTGCTCGCATCGAACGAGCTGTACCGCTCGGTCCTCGCGCGCCAGTCGCGCGCTCGCGAAGAGCGTTGGAGAGAGTCGGATGTCACGTCCGCGCGCTCGGCGGAACGACGACCGGATGTCTCTGCGCCGTCACCTGCGGGAGCGACCCGATGA
- a CDS encoding GntR family transcriptional regulator — translation MTIASDTAIDAAELARLIGSPRADDIRRTIGTLIEAGDLVPGTKLPTIRDVAAALETSVGAVADAWAELRRGGLLDTRRRGGTTVAVRLDRSSGSSATFAPSTPAVVDLGRAGADPALLPDLSSALLSASASVLTAPVLGIAPALGAALTSRLSFEPALLIAAPGMHSAMHLAVTALLPVGGTAAVEDPTCIRNLAILRGRDARLALISSDAEGPSPDSFAAALAQSPSIVTFQSNAAVPLGSTLTERRRDALAALLQASDVRPWILEEDPAGGFASSPSLAEVLPDRVIRVIDFARAFGPGLQTAVLAGATEAIEAISSLQASEGAKGNPFLQHTLAVLLGDPDVDLLVSSAATTYDRRNRALLEALSSRGIAAGGSGGSFAWVPVADERDALLVLASHGISASPGARSGFGTAGPHVRIATTRLPDDEAGVAAVADALASAAARQFAAEEE, via the coding sequence ATGACGATCGCATCAGACACCGCGATCGACGCGGCCGAACTCGCACGACTCATCGGCAGTCCGCGCGCCGACGACATCCGCCGCACGATCGGCACGTTGATCGAGGCCGGCGATCTCGTCCCCGGGACCAAGCTCCCGACCATCCGCGATGTCGCAGCCGCGCTCGAAACGAGCGTCGGGGCCGTCGCCGACGCGTGGGCCGAGCTTCGACGGGGTGGACTGCTCGACACGCGACGCCGTGGCGGAACGACCGTGGCCGTCCGGCTCGACCGTTCGTCGGGGTCATCGGCGACGTTCGCCCCATCGACCCCCGCCGTGGTGGATCTCGGCCGCGCGGGCGCCGACCCCGCGCTCCTGCCAGATCTCTCGAGCGCCCTGCTCAGCGCGTCCGCATCCGTCCTCACCGCCCCTGTCCTCGGAATCGCTCCTGCGCTCGGCGCCGCGCTCACGTCCCGCCTCTCCTTCGAGCCCGCGCTCCTGATCGCTGCACCCGGGATGCACTCAGCGATGCACCTCGCCGTCACCGCACTGCTTCCGGTCGGCGGAACCGCCGCGGTCGAGGATCCCACCTGCATCCGCAACCTCGCGATCCTTCGCGGACGGGACGCACGCCTGGCGCTGATCTCCTCCGACGCCGAGGGGCCGTCGCCCGACTCGTTCGCCGCAGCACTCGCGCAGTCGCCGAGCATCGTCACCTTCCAGTCCAACGCCGCCGTCCCCCTCGGTTCCACCTTGACCGAGCGGAGGCGCGACGCACTCGCGGCGTTGCTGCAGGCTTCGGATGTCCGGCCGTGGATCCTCGAGGAGGATCCGGCCGGCGGGTTCGCGTCGTCACCGTCTCTCGCCGAGGTGCTCCCGGACCGAGTCATCCGAGTGATCGACTTCGCCCGCGCCTTCGGACCGGGCCTCCAGACCGCCGTCCTCGCGGGCGCGACTGAGGCGATCGAGGCGATCTCCTCGCTCCAGGCGAGCGAAGGCGCGAAGGGCAACCCGTTTCTTCAGCACACGCTCGCCGTGCTGCTCGGCGACCCCGACGTCGACCTGCTCGTGTCGTCAGCCGCCACGACCTACGACCGGCGCAACCGCGCATTGCTGGAGGCACTTTCCTCGCGCGGCATCGCGGCCGGCGGATCGGGTGGCTCGTTCGCATGGGTGCCGGTCGCCGACGAGCGCGACGCACTGCTCGTCCTCGCGAGCCACGGCATTTCGGCGAGCCCCGGTGCTCGCAGCGGGTTCGGGACCGCAGGTCCTCATGTTCGGATCGCCACGACGCGCCTTCCCGATGACGAAGCCGGCGTCGCGGCCGTTGCGGACGCGCTGGCGTCCGCCGCAGCGCGGCAGTTCGCAGCGGAGGAAGAGTGA